In the Anastrepha obliqua isolate idAnaObli1 chromosome 1, idAnaObli1_1.0, whole genome shotgun sequence genome, one interval contains:
- the LOC129247337 gene encoding esterase B1 yields the protein MSFDIPFGDQMRIALSYVKFKTKQKSMRTNEKVITDTVYGKVKGVKWHSIYGGSYYSFEGIPFAKPPIGHLRFRAPEEPEPWTEVRRCTREHPKPCQHNIILKQVQGREDCLYLNVFTKTLHPQKLMPVLVWIYGGGFQMGEASRDMYSPDYFMMENVVVITITYRLGPLGFLTLEDPQLDVPGNAGLKDQVMALRWVKRNCHFFGGDPDNITVFGESAGAASTHYMLLTEQTRGLFHKCVLMSGTALAPWANVPQHNWAYRLAKATGYRGENVDGKVLEHLQHCKASAMMKVSEDLLTTDERHQRMMFGFGPSVEPYKSKHCVIPCPPVEMMRNAWGNAIPMLIGGNSSEGLLIFTEARKYPELMSKLSDDASYLVPDDACVSADKRKEYGERLLRLYFGDSQPSWETVLQYADLFGYKYFWHGIQRTLLSRLEYANAPTYLYRFDFDSKHFNFMRIITCGRNVRGTCHADDLSYLFYNAGAKKLKQRSAEFRTIRRLTTMLVRFAECGNPNIPMNEGHDHSYHYHHHHRQPHHEQQQQVPLNNTNGKSNGVQNGQEKGNAEEELEHNQQHSRESSYDDSVRDGVELALEVNATLAEHEMPPQQPWLPVSRNTEVFKCLNISDELEVIDLPEAEKLRFWDEVYTDRTLLY from the exons CTATgtgaaattcaaaaccaaaCAGAAAAGCATGCGTACAAACGAAAAAGTCATCACCGACACTGTTTATGGCAAAGTGAAGGGTGTTAAATGGCATTCCATATATGGTGGCTCTTATTACAGCTTCGAGGGTATTCCATTTGCTAAGCCACCAATTGGCCACTTGCGATTTAGAGCACCTGAGGAGCCAGAACCTTGGACTGAGGTACGCCGTTGTACGCGCGAACATCCCAAGCCATGTCAACACAATATCATATTGAAGCAAGTGCAGGGGCGTGAGGATTGTTTGTACTTAAATGTCTTCACGAAAACg CTACATCCCCAGAAACTGATGCCGGTTTTGGTTTGGATATATGGCGGTGGTTTTCAAATGGGTGAGGCGTCTCGTGATATGTACAGTCCCGATTACTTTATGATGGAAAATGTTGTGGTCATTACGATCACATACCGATTGGGTCCTTTGG GTTTCCTCACACTCGAAGACCCTCAATTGGATGTTCCCGGTAATGCTGGCCTCAAGGACCAAGTGATGGCCCTGCGATGGGTAAAGCGAAATTGTCATTTCTTTGGTGGCGATCCTGACAATATAACCGTATTTGGCGAGAGTGCGGGCGCTGCTTCAACGCACTATATGCTGCTAACTGAACAAACGCGTGGACTCTTTCACAAATGTGTACTCATGTCCGGCACTGCTTTAGCTCCTTGGGCCAACGTACCACAACACAATTGGGCCTACCGCCTGGCTAAAGCCACTGGTTATCGCGGCGAAAATGTTGATGGCAAAGTTTTGGAACACTTACAACACTGCAAGGCTAGCGCCATGATGAAAGTCAGTGAAGACCTACTCACCACAGACGAGCGTCACCAACGCATGATGTTCGGTTTTGGACCGTCAGTGGAGCCATATAAAAGCAAACATTGCGTCATACCATGCCCGCCTGTGGAAATGATGCGCAACGCTTGGGGTAATGCGATACCAATGCTCATTGGTGGCAACAGCTCAGAGGGATTGCTAATATTTACTGAGGCTCGTAAATATCCGGAGTTAATGAGCAAATTGAGTGATGATGCGTCATATTTGGTGCCGGACGATGCTTGTGTGAGTGCAGATAAGCGAAAGGAATACGGAGAGCGGCTGTTGCGACTATATTTTGGCGATAGTCAACCGAGTTGGGAGACGGTACTGCAATATGCGGAT CTCTTCGGCTACAAATACTTCTGGCATGGCATTCAGCGAACGCTGCTCTCACGTCTAGAATATGCAAATGCGCCCACTTACCTTTATCGCTTCGATTTCGATTCGAAACACTTCAATTTTATGCGCATCATCACCTGTGGTCGCAATGTACGCGGCACCTGTCACGCCGATGATCTCTCCTACTTATTCTACAATGCGGGCGCCAAGAAGTTGAAACAGCGCAGCGCCGAATTTCGCACCATACGTCGGTTGACCACAATGCTGGTGCGTTTTGCTGAATGCGGTAATCCCAATATACCCATGAATGAAGGGCATGACCATAGTTACCATTATCACCATCACCATCGGCAGCCGCACcacgaacaacaacaacaagttccTTTAAACAATACAAATGGCAAAAGCAATGGCGTACAAAATGGGCAAGAGAAGGGCAATGCGGAAGAGGAGTTAGAGCATAACCAACAGCATAGCCGAGAGAGTAGTTATGATGATAGTGTCAGAGATGGGGTGGAATTGGCGCTAGAGGTGAATGCAACACTGGCGGAACACGAAATGCCACCACAGCAACCATGGCTGCCAGTTTCACGCAACACAGAAGTATTCAAATGTTTGAATATATCCGATGAATTGGAGGTGATCGATCTGCCAGAAGCAGAAAAGTTGCGTTTTTGGGATGAAGTGTATACAGATAGAACATTACTCTATTGA